The following are encoded in a window of Magnetospirillum sp. 15-1 genomic DNA:
- the oah gene encoding 6-oxocyclohex-1-ene-1-carbonyl-CoA hydratase: MNKETAAIVAKTAPAHLNDHNLVVQTIVPGVLYEKRPAKRADGSVAEGLYNVWITLDNQKQYNSYTTDMVKGVIMGFREASNARDVSSVVFTGAGDKAFCTGGNTKEYAEYYAGNPQEYRQYMRLFNDMVSAILGCDKPVICRVNGMRIGGGQEIGMAADFSVAQDLAKFGQAGPKHGSAPIGGATDFLPVMIGCEQAMVSGSLCEPWSAHKAYRTGIIMDLVPALKVDGKFVANPLVITDRYLDEFGKIVHGESKTGAELAAGKELLKKGTIDLSLLDAKVEEICAKILHTFPDCFTKTIQELRKPKLNAWNANKENSRDWLGLNMMTEARTGFRAFNEGPKDDREIDFVALRQALAKGAPWTAELIESLIPKAGH, encoded by the coding sequence ATGAACAAGGAAACCGCGGCCATCGTCGCCAAGACGGCGCCCGCCCACCTCAACGATCACAACCTGGTGGTCCAGACCATCGTTCCCGGCGTGCTGTACGAGAAGCGCCCCGCCAAGCGTGCCGACGGCAGCGTGGCCGAGGGCCTGTACAACGTCTGGATCACGCTCGACAACCAGAAGCAGTACAACTCCTACACCACCGACATGGTGAAGGGCGTGATCATGGGCTTCCGCGAGGCGTCCAACGCCCGCGACGTCTCCTCGGTGGTCTTCACCGGCGCCGGCGACAAGGCGTTCTGCACCGGCGGCAACACCAAGGAATATGCCGAATACTACGCCGGCAATCCCCAGGAATACCGCCAGTACATGCGGCTGTTCAACGACATGGTCTCGGCCATCCTGGGCTGCGACAAGCCGGTGATCTGCCGCGTCAACGGCATGCGCATCGGCGGCGGTCAGGAAATCGGCATGGCCGCCGACTTCTCGGTCGCCCAGGATCTGGCCAAGTTCGGTCAGGCCGGCCCCAAGCACGGCTCGGCCCCCATCGGCGGCGCCACCGACTTCCTGCCGGTGATGATCGGCTGCGAGCAGGCCATGGTTTCCGGTTCGCTCTGCGAGCCCTGGTCGGCCCACAAGGCCTACCGCACCGGCATCATCATGGACCTGGTCCCGGCGCTGAAGGTCGACGGCAAGTTCGTCGCCAACCCGCTGGTGATCACCGACCGTTATCTCGACGAGTTCGGCAAGATCGTCCACGGCGAGTCCAAGACCGGTGCCGAACTGGCCGCCGGCAAGGAGCTGCTGAAGAAGGGCACCATCGATCTGTCGCTGCTCGACGCCAAGGTCGAGGAAATCTGCGCCAAGATCCTGCACACCTTCCCGGATTGCTTCACCAAGACCATCCAGGAACTCAGGAAGCCCAAGCTGAACGCCTGGAACGCCAACAAGGAAAACAGCCGCGACTGGCTGGGCCTCAACATGATGACCGAGGCCCGCACCGGCTTCCGCGCCTTCAACGAAGGCCCGAAGGATGACCGCGAGATCGACTTCGTGGCCCTGCGTCAGGCGCTCGCCAAGGGCGCTCCGTGGACCGCCGAGCTGATCGAGTCCCTGATCCCCAAGGCTGGTCACTAA
- a CDS encoding cyclohexa-1,5-dienecarbonyl-CoA hydratase codes for MAEAISNCLKVWKDREGKLLRLRLSRPKANIVDAEMIAALTAALAEGASDQHLRGVLIDHEGPHFSFGASVAEHMPDQCAAMLASLHKLVIAMVDFPLPILVAVRGQCLGGGLEVALAGHMMFVSPDAKLGQPEIVLGVFAPAASCLLPERMPRVAAEDLLYSGRSIDGAEAARLGIANAVVDDPENAALAWFDNGPVKHSAASLRYAVKAARLGMNERVKAKIAEVEALYLNGLMATRDAVEGLNAFLEKRPALWEDR; via the coding sequence ATGGCCGAGGCGATCTCCAACTGTCTGAAGGTCTGGAAGGACCGCGAGGGGAAGCTGCTTCGGCTGCGCCTCTCGCGTCCCAAGGCCAACATCGTCGACGCCGAGATGATCGCGGCGCTCACGGCGGCGTTGGCCGAGGGCGCCTCGGACCAGCACCTGCGGGGTGTGCTCATCGACCACGAGGGGCCGCATTTCAGCTTCGGCGCCTCGGTGGCCGAGCACATGCCCGACCAGTGCGCCGCCATGCTGGCCAGCCTGCACAAGCTGGTCATCGCCATGGTCGACTTCCCGCTGCCCATCCTGGTCGCCGTGCGCGGCCAGTGCCTGGGCGGCGGCCTGGAAGTCGCCCTGGCCGGCCACATGATGTTCGTCTCGCCCGACGCCAAGCTGGGCCAGCCGGAGATCGTGCTGGGGGTGTTCGCCCCCGCCGCCTCGTGCCTGCTGCCGGAGCGCATGCCCCGCGTGGCGGCCGAGGATCTGCTCTATTCCGGCCGTTCCATCGATGGTGCCGAGGCTGCCCGGCTGGGCATCGCCAACGCGGTGGTGGACGACCCGGAGAACGCCGCTTTGGCCTGGTTCGACAACGGCCCGGTCAAGCACTCGGCGGCGTCCCTGCGTTACGCGGTCAAGGCCGCCCGTCTCGGCATGAACGAGCGGGTCAAGGCCAAGATCGCCGAAGTTGAAGCCCTTTACCTCAACGGCCTGATGGCCACCCGCGACGCTGTCGAGGGTTTGAACGCCTTTCTCGAAAAGAGGCCGGCACTTTGGGAGGACCGATAG
- the bcrC gene encoding benzoyl-CoA reductase subunit C yields the protein MSGKNRTVADIMAVCQEMFEDLNFTYARKWKDAKPGRKVVGFLPVYSPIEMIHAAGCLPLGIFGGGDQMEVIHGDAYYQSYICRIPRSTIELGVTNRLDFVDGMIFPFVCDVIRNLSGIWKLMFPNVWSKFFDTPQNYDKSIGGTYYVQELKELKEGLETMTGRKISDADIQRSIGLYNENRRLIREVYAFRAKQPWLAPTSEVYVLMRAGLMMDVEEHNQMLKDYIAAASKEDRPKRDNVRISIYGSFCEQPPLNLIKSIEMAGCYVVDDDYSLNNRFLMVDVPTSGDPLEALATTYIENSVETSCKYVPDGKVKGQFHVDAVKACGAEGVIYATPSFCDPALLDRPMVCNKLSEAGIPYIAFKYAENSGQMQPIREQAGTFADSIKLWS from the coding sequence ATGTCTGGAAAGAATAGGACCGTCGCCGACATCATGGCCGTTTGCCAGGAGATGTTCGAAGACCTGAACTTCACGTATGCCCGCAAGTGGAAGGATGCCAAGCCCGGCCGCAAGGTCGTCGGTTTCCTCCCGGTCTACTCGCCGATCGAGATGATCCATGCCGCCGGCTGCCTGCCGCTCGGCATCTTCGGCGGCGGCGACCAGATGGAAGTCATCCACGGCGACGCCTACTATCAGAGCTACATCTGCCGCATTCCGCGCTCGACCATCGAACTGGGCGTCACCAACCGTCTCGACTTCGTCGACGGCATGATCTTCCCGTTCGTCTGCGACGTGATCCGCAACCTGTCGGGCATCTGGAAGCTGATGTTCCCGAACGTGTGGTCCAAGTTCTTCGACACCCCCCAGAACTACGACAAGTCCATCGGCGGCACCTACTACGTGCAGGAGCTGAAGGAGTTGAAGGAAGGCCTGGAGACCATGACCGGCCGCAAGATCAGCGATGCTGATATCCAGCGCTCGATCGGTCTGTACAACGAGAACCGCCGCCTGATCCGCGAAGTCTACGCCTTCCGCGCCAAGCAGCCCTGGCTGGCCCCGACCTCCGAGGTCTACGTGCTGATGCGCGCCGGCCTGATGATGGACGTCGAGGAGCACAACCAGATGCTCAAGGACTACATCGCCGCCGCCTCCAAGGAAGACCGGCCGAAGCGCGACAACGTGCGCATCTCCATCTACGGCTCGTTCTGCGAGCAGCCGCCGCTGAACCTGATCAAGTCCATCGAGATGGCCGGTTGCTATGTGGTCGACGACGACTACTCACTGAACAACCGCTTCCTGATGGTCGACGTCCCCACCAGCGGCGATCCGCTGGAGGCCCTGGCCACCACCTATATCGAGAACTCGGTGGAGACCTCGTGCAAGTACGTCCCCGACGGCAAGGTCAAGGGCCAGTTCCATGTGGACGCGGTCAAGGCCTGCGGTGCCGAGGGCGTGATCTACGCGACCCCCAGCTTCTGTGATCCGGCCCTGCTGGACCGTCCGATGGTCTGCAACAAGCTGTCGGAAGCCGGCATCCCCTACATCGCCTTCAAGTACGCCGAAAACTCTGGCCAGATGCAGCCGATCCGCGAGCAGGCTGGCACCTTCGCCGATTCCATCAAGCTGTGGAGCTGA
- the bcrB gene encoding benzoyl-CoA reductase subunit B: MSKPEAVKEPSMEMQKAMIARNYDAITSKHETGRKVSSTFVPGNLNELLMCFDIVNNLPEINAIQAGMRKASGGYIMEAEKSGHSEDVCTYVKADIGQMSKGNIAPNGKPYPNPDVLMLSYTGCYTFMKWFELLREEYKCPTLMLHVPYEGDGHSTKNMRDYIVKQLKEVVIPGLEQVSGVKFDIDRLRQYLRNSAKAEDNLVWCLEQGKNKPSPIDAYFGGVYYIGPIFTAFRGTEDAVTYYEMLRKEVQNRVENHQGPLTPEGTYFNDQKYRLIVEGPPNWTNFREFWKMFYDEGAIVVASSYTKVGGLYDQGFRHDPDNPLESLADYCLGCYTNLNLPTRVDLLAKYVEEYEADGLLINSIKSCNSFSAGQLMIMKEVERRTGRPGAFIETDLVDPRYFSAANVKNRLESYFQMIEQKRRGGGSKTVAA, from the coding sequence ATGAGCAAGCCTGAAGCCGTCAAAGAGCCGTCGATGGAAATGCAGAAGGCGATGATCGCTCGTAACTACGATGCGATCACGTCCAAGCACGAAACCGGCCGCAAAGTGTCCTCCACCTTCGTTCCGGGCAACCTGAACGAGCTGTTGATGTGTTTCGACATCGTCAACAACCTGCCCGAAATCAACGCCATCCAGGCCGGCATGCGCAAGGCCTCGGGCGGCTACATCATGGAGGCCGAGAAGTCCGGCCATTCCGAAGACGTCTGCACCTACGTGAAGGCGGATATCGGCCAGATGTCCAAGGGCAACATCGCCCCCAACGGCAAGCCCTATCCCAACCCGGACGTGCTGATGCTCAGCTACACCGGCTGCTACACCTTCATGAAGTGGTTCGAGCTGCTGCGTGAAGAGTACAAGTGCCCGACCCTGATGCTGCACGTCCCCTACGAGGGTGACGGCCACTCCACCAAGAACATGCGCGACTACATCGTCAAGCAGCTCAAGGAAGTGGTCATTCCGGGCCTGGAGCAGGTCTCGGGCGTCAAGTTCGACATCGACCGCCTGCGCCAGTACCTGCGCAACTCGGCCAAGGCCGAGGACAACCTGGTGTGGTGCCTGGAGCAGGGCAAGAACAAGCCGTCGCCCATCGACGCCTATTTCGGCGGCGTGTACTACATCGGCCCGATCTTCACCGCCTTCCGCGGCACCGAGGATGCGGTCACCTACTACGAGATGCTGCGCAAGGAAGTGCAGAATCGCGTCGAGAACCATCAGGGCCCGCTGACCCCCGAGGGCACCTACTTCAACGACCAGAAGTATCGTCTGATCGTCGAAGGCCCGCCCAACTGGACCAACTTCCGCGAGTTCTGGAAGATGTTCTATGACGAGGGTGCGATCGTGGTCGCTTCGTCCTACACCAAGGTGGGTGGCCTTTATGACCAGGGTTTCCGTCACGATCCGGACAACCCCTTGGAATCCCTGGCTGATTACTGCCTGGGCTGCTACACCAACCTCAACCTGCCGACCCGCGTCGATCTGCTGGCCAAGTATGTCGAGGAATACGAGGCCGACGGCCTGCTGATCAACTCGATCAAGAGCTGCAACAGCTTCTCGGCCGGCCAGCTGATGATCATGAAGGAAGTCGAGCGCCGCACCGGTCGCCCGGGTGCCTTCATCGAAACCGACCTGGTCGATCCGCGCTACTTCTCGGCGGCCAACGTCAAGAACCGCCTGGAAAGCTACTTCCAGATGATCGAGCAGAAGCGCCGCGGCGGCGGCTCCAAGACCGTGGCCGCGTAA
- the bcrA gene encoding benzoyl-CoA reductase subunit A encodes MRCFIGIDLGSTTTKAVVMDENLQVMGRGITNSRSNYDTAAAVSKQEALIDTRLTLFRRALGSVPEVSGKVDDILSDLERNFRHVQFLEQLEDLEQTCVANIKGPRFAGREKVVIEALEGTFKRLRESSAAQYAPGVKRKSDFFRDLAGAEFMSHGEAVCKEAGLGFDLILNIYDKSIIEVENRPPAGDMEGKFVRALEKGTMTGSSILAPVQSALAIPLEETYVVGTGYGRVRLPFPKEHIRSEILCHGLGAHMMYPDTRTVLDIGGQDTKGIQVDPVGIVENFQMNDRCAAGCGRYLGYIADEMNMGLHELGPLAMKSNKQVRINSTCTVFAGAELRDRLALGEKREDILAGLHRAIILRAMSILSRAGGVKDQFTFTGGVAKNEAAVRELRKLIKENYGDVTINIDPDSIYTGALGGATFAVRAVVN; translated from the coding sequence ATGCGTTGTTTCATCGGCATTGACCTGGGCTCCACCACCACCAAGGCGGTGGTCATGGATGAGAACCTGCAGGTCATGGGACGCGGTATCACCAACTCGCGTTCCAACTACGACACCGCGGCAGCCGTTTCCAAGCAGGAAGCGCTGATCGACACCCGTCTCACTCTGTTCCGCCGGGCGCTTGGCTCGGTGCCGGAAGTGTCGGGCAAGGTCGACGACATCCTCTCGGATCTCGAGCGCAACTTCCGTCACGTCCAGTTCCTCGAGCAGCTCGAGGATCTGGAGCAGACCTGCGTCGCCAACATCAAGGGGCCGCGCTTCGCCGGCCGCGAGAAGGTGGTGATCGAGGCGCTGGAAGGCACCTTCAAGCGCCTGCGTGAAAGCTCGGCCGCCCAGTACGCCCCCGGCGTCAAGCGCAAGTCGGACTTCTTCCGCGATCTGGCCGGCGCCGAGTTCATGAGCCACGGCGAGGCGGTGTGCAAGGAGGCCGGTCTCGGCTTCGACCTGATCCTCAACATCTATGACAAGTCGATCATCGAAGTCGAAAACCGTCCGCCGGCCGGCGACATGGAGGGCAAGTTCGTCCGCGCCCTGGAAAAGGGCACCATGACCGGTTCCTCGATCCTGGCCCCGGTGCAGTCGGCCCTCGCCATTCCGCTGGAAGAGACCTACGTGGTCGGCACCGGCTATGGCCGCGTCCGCCTGCCCTTCCCCAAGGAGCACATCCGCTCCGAGATCCTGTGCCACGGCCTGGGCGCTCACATGATGTATCCGGACACCCGCACGGTGCTGGACATCGGCGGCCAGGACACCAAGGGCATTCAGGTGGATCCGGTGGGTATCGTCGAGAACTTCCAGATGAACGATCGTTGCGCCGCCGGTTGCGGCCGTTATCTGGGCTACATCGCCGACGAGATGAACATGGGCCTGCACGAACTCGGGCCGCTGGCCATGAAGTCGAACAAGCAGGTCCGCATCAACTCGACCTGCACCGTGTTCGCGGGTGCCGAGCTGCGTGACCGTCTGGCTCTGGGCGAAAAGCGCGAGGACATCCTGGCCGGTCTGCACCGCGCCATCATCCTGCGCGCCATGTCCATCCTGTCGCGTGCCGGCGGCGTCAAGGACCAGTTCACCTTCACCGGTGGCGTCGCCAAGAACGAGGCGGCGGTGCGCGAGCTGCGCAAGCTGATCAAGGAAAACTACGGCGACGTGACCATCAACATCGATCCGGACTCGATCTACACCGGCGCTCTCGGCGGGGCTACCTTCGCCGTCCGCGCGGTCGTCAACTAA
- the bcrD gene encoding benzoyl-CoA reductase subunit D, whose amino-acid sequence MSELITTGVDIGSGCIKTVVFKVNGDKVEWLGKETARIRNRDPFQLTTEAYDHMLKTAGVDKGDVAYVASTGDAENLKFATGHFYSMTTHGRGGLYLNPEARAVLDIGALNGRAIRMDGAGKVLSYKMTSQCASGSGQFLENIARYLGIAQDEIGSLSMKADDPEKVSSICAVLAETDVINMVSRGISASNILKGIHVSMAVRLAKLLKSIGAVDGIVQVTGGLALDTGLVAALNEAAEQEKVNLKAVSHPDSIYAGAIGAALWGAFRHEKLARLGQAA is encoded by the coding sequence ATGTCTGAACTTATCACTACCGGTGTTGACATCGGTTCGGGTTGCATCAAGACCGTCGTCTTCAAGGTCAATGGCGACAAGGTCGAGTGGCTGGGCAAGGAAACCGCGCGTATCCGTAACCGCGACCCCTTCCAGCTGACCACCGAAGCCTATGACCACATGCTGAAGACCGCCGGCGTCGACAAGGGTGACGTCGCCTATGTGGCGTCCACCGGCGACGCCGAGAACCTGAAGTTCGCCACCGGCCACTTCTACTCCATGACCACCCACGGCCGTGGCGGCCTGTACCTCAACCCGGAAGCCCGTGCGGTGCTCGATATCGGAGCGCTGAACGGCCGTGCCATCCGCATGGATGGCGCCGGCAAGGTGCTGTCCTACAAGATGACCAGCCAGTGCGCCTCGGGCTCGGGCCAGTTCCTCGAGAACATCGCCCGCTATCTGGGTATCGCCCAGGACGAGATCGGCTCGCTGTCCATGAAGGCCGATGACCCCGAGAAGGTGTCGTCCATCTGCGCCGTGCTGGCGGAGACCGACGTCATCAACATGGTGTCGCGCGGCATCTCGGCCTCGAACATCCTCAAGGGCATTCACGTGTCCATGGCGGTGCGTCTGGCCAAGCTGCTGAAGTCCATCGGCGCCGTTGACGGCATCGTGCAGGTCACCGGCGGTCTGGCCCTCGATACGGGTCTGGTCGCGGCCCTGAACGAAGCCGCCGAGCAGGAGAAGGTCAACCTGAAGGCCGTGTCCCACCCGGACTCGATCTATGCCGGCGCCATCGGTGCCGCGCTGTGGGGTGCCTTCCGTCACGAAAAGCTGGCCCGTCTGGGTCAAGCGGCGTAA
- a CDS encoding YfhL family 4Fe-4S dicluster ferredoxin — MSLKITDDCTSCDACVSACPNEAISAGDVIYVIDASRCSECVGAEDSPQCQMVCPADCIVQHEVESKDVLLAKYKAIHG, encoded by the coding sequence ATGTCCCTGAAGATTACCGACGACTGCACCAGCTGCGACGCCTGCGTCTCCGCTTGCCCGAATGAGGCCATTTCCGCTGGCGACGTGATCTATGTGATCGACGCGTCCCGCTGCTCCGAGTGCGTCGGCGCCGAAGACAGCCCGCAGTGCCAGATGGTCTGCCCGGCCGATTGCATCGTTCAGCACGAAGTCGAGTCCAAGGATGTCCTGCTGGCCAAGTACAAGGCCATCCACGGCTGA
- a CDS encoding class I SAM-dependent methyltransferase: MDKRRNTDVIVETLALDGKRVIDVGCGDGGLVRVLARFGARVLGVECSPRQLAKARAAAQVADEEIVEGVGQDLPVDDESADTVVFFNSLHHIPIAFQAKALAEAARVLKPGGEVYVSEPLPWGAFFEAVRPIDDETWVRGAALASVKGAWVHGLEEASEFTYIHPMMLRDYEAFRDKIISANTEREAKFAELDGEMRERFARLAIPAEGGGFVFEQPMRVNLLRKE, from the coding sequence ATGGACAAACGCCGCAACACCGACGTCATCGTGGAGACCCTGGCCCTGGATGGCAAGCGGGTCATCGACGTGGGCTGCGGCGACGGGGGGCTGGTGCGCGTGCTGGCCCGCTTCGGCGCCCGCGTCCTTGGGGTGGAATGCAGCCCGCGCCAACTGGCCAAGGCACGCGCCGCCGCCCAGGTCGCCGACGAGGAGATCGTCGAGGGCGTGGGCCAAGACCTGCCCGTCGATGACGAAAGCGCCGATACGGTGGTGTTCTTCAACTCGCTGCACCACATCCCCATCGCCTTCCAGGCCAAGGCCCTGGCCGAGGCGGCCCGCGTGCTCAAGCCCGGCGGCGAGGTCTATGTCTCCGAGCCCCTGCCCTGGGGGGCCTTCTTCGAGGCGGTGCGGCCCATCGATGACGAGACCTGGGTGAGGGGGGCCGCCCTGGCCTCGGTCAAGGGAGCCTGGGTCCACGGGCTGGAGGAGGCCAGCGAGTTCACCTACATCCACCCCATGATGCTTCGGGACTACGAGGCCTTCCGCGACAAGATCATCTCGGCCAACACCGAGCGCGAGGCCAAATTCGCCGAACTGGACGGGGAGATGCGCGAGCGCTTCGCCCGTCTGGCGATTCCGGCGGAGGGCGGCGGTTTCGTCTTCGAGCAGCCCATGCGGGTCAACCTGCTGCGCAAGGAATAA
- a CDS encoding YdcF family protein has product MSAASVDSPVGLYDAAIILGAMVRPDGSPSPALVGRVGHGVRLLREGRVGHLLMSGGAVRHAIPEAHVMRELALSTGIAAERVHVEDASVNTIGNALLSRPLVEERGWRRLAVVTDACHMARSLYIFHRLGLPVRPAPAWPETTPGPEWYLAWAREALALPWTIIRVERLKLKRASARPASGN; this is encoded by the coding sequence ATGTCCGCCGCTTCTGTCGATAGCCCAGTCGGCCTCTATGATGCCGCCATCATCCTCGGAGCCATGGTGCGCCCCGACGGCAGCCCCAGCCCGGCGCTGGTCGGGCGGGTCGGGCACGGGGTGCGGCTGCTGCGCGAGGGCCGGGTCGGTCATCTGCTGATGAGCGGCGGCGCGGTGCGCCATGCGATCCCCGAGGCCCACGTGATGCGCGAGCTGGCTCTGAGCACCGGCATCGCCGCCGAGCGGGTCCATGTGGAGGATGCCTCGGTCAACACCATCGGCAACGCCCTGCTGTCGCGGCCCCTGGTGGAGGAACGGGGCTGGCGCCGTCTGGCCGTGGTGACCGACGCCTGCCACATGGCGCGCTCACTCTATATCTTCCACCGCCTCGGCCTGCCGGTCCGGCCCGCCCCCGCCTGGCCCGAGACCACGCCGGGGCCCGAATGGTATCTGGCCTGGGCGCGCGAGGCCCTGGCCCTGCCCTGGACGATCATCCGGGTGGAGAGGTTGAAATTGAAGCGGGCTTCCGCTCGGCCGGCTTCCGGCAATTGA
- a CDS encoding HAMP domain-containing methyl-accepting chemotaxis protein, whose product MSQLSIRVRIASLAAAGIIMIGMVTGLMFWSMKRLDEVDAKTRAYDAVVLASKDMWGGSLEVRRHEKDFLIRRDVRYADQALTAAEQVVARAGRLEKIPEAAPVVDHIGAIRSGTATYVGKMHNVQASMVTAGLDEKSGMQGELREAVHAVERVISDSGEQDLMVHMLMLRRHEKDYLLRGQVDYLAKLEAEHKAFLGSLGRSALAPARKAELQGLIDTYLAKARLMIEADQTLRRDIAALSAAYAAFTPAFDKIVEFADAQENLVRAENDHVRHNVTMVATALSGTATLLFIVLATVIGRSIVRPVKGITGVMTALSGGDRQITVPYADNRDEIGEMARSVQVFKDGLIRAEQLEAEARAEQEREVQRGRKRELLTADFDVMIRRVIAKVDSTVQNVHSTSSSLHAAAEQTSRQSAAVAAAAEEASSNIQTVASAAEELGVSTQEISRRVQDTTRITQEAVDGVQTADATVEGLSTAAQKIGEIVGLITDIAAQTNLLALNATIEAARAGEAGKGFAVVANEVKHLATQTAKATSEIAEQIGGIQSTTQSAVAAIKTVGAAIGRVDEVVSSIAAAVEEQNAATQEIVRNVQEAANGNHEVTSNITEVSSAARMTGEMASSMSTVAEDMKEAGTSLGKHVETFLGSVKTV is encoded by the coding sequence ATGAGCCAACTCTCGATCCGCGTCCGCATCGCCTCGTTGGCGGCGGCAGGCATCATCATGATCGGCATGGTGACCGGTTTGATGTTCTGGTCCATGAAGCGACTGGACGAAGTGGATGCCAAGACCAGGGCCTACGACGCCGTCGTCCTTGCCAGCAAGGATATGTGGGGCGGCAGCCTGGAAGTACGACGCCACGAAAAGGACTTCCTGATCCGCCGTGACGTCAGATATGCCGACCAGGCCCTGACGGCGGCGGAGCAGGTGGTGGCGCGCGCCGGCCGGTTGGAAAAGATTCCCGAAGCCGCTCCTGTGGTGGACCACATCGGGGCCATCCGAAGCGGAACGGCGACCTATGTCGGGAAGATGCACAACGTTCAGGCCAGCATGGTTACCGCCGGACTGGACGAAAAATCCGGTATGCAGGGCGAACTGCGCGAAGCCGTCCACGCGGTCGAGAGGGTGATCTCGGATTCGGGCGAACAGGACCTCATGGTCCATATGCTGATGTTACGCCGCCACGAAAAGGATTACCTGCTGCGCGGGCAAGTGGATTACCTCGCCAAGCTGGAGGCCGAGCACAAGGCTTTCCTGGGCAGCCTGGGGCGCTCCGCCCTCGCTCCCGCCCGCAAAGCCGAGCTGCAGGGCCTGATCGACACCTATCTGGCCAAGGCGCGCCTGATGATCGAGGCGGACCAGACCCTGCGCCGGGACATCGCCGCCCTCAGCGCCGCCTATGCCGCCTTCACTCCCGCCTTCGACAAGATCGTCGAGTTCGCCGATGCCCAGGAAAACCTCGTCCGAGCCGAGAATGACCATGTCCGCCACAACGTCACGATGGTTGCCACGGCCCTCAGCGGAACGGCCACCCTGCTCTTCATCGTGCTGGCCACCGTCATCGGCCGGTCCATCGTCCGGCCGGTCAAGGGCATCACCGGCGTGATGACCGCCCTGTCGGGGGGTGACCGCCAGATCACCGTGCCCTATGCCGACAACCGCGATGAGATCGGCGAGATGGCCCGCTCAGTCCAGGTGTTCAAGGACGGCCTCATCCGCGCCGAACAACTGGAGGCCGAGGCCCGTGCCGAGCAGGAACGCGAAGTCCAGCGCGGCCGCAAGCGCGAACTGCTGACCGCCGATTTCGACGTGATGATCCGCCGGGTGATCGCCAAGGTGGACAGCACGGTGCAGAACGTCCACTCCACCTCCAGCAGCCTGCACGCCGCCGCCGAGCAGACCAGCCGCCAGAGCGCCGCCGTGGCCGCCGCCGCCGAGGAGGCCTCCTCCAACATCCAGACCGTGGCCAGCGCCGCCGAGGAACTGGGCGTCTCCACCCAGGAAATCAGCCGCCGGGTGCAGGACACCACCCGCATCACCCAGGAAGCGGTGGACGGCGTGCAGACCGCCGACGCCACCGTGGAAGGCCTGTCCACCGCCGCCCAGAAGATCGGCGAGATCGTCGGCCTGATCACCGATATCGCGGCACAGACCAACCTGCTGGCCTTGAACGCCACCATCGAGGCGGCCAGGGCCGGCGAGGCCGGAAAAGGCTTCGCCGTCGTCGCCAACGAGGTCAAGCACCTCGCCACCCAGACCGCCAAGGCCACCAGCGAGATCGCCGAGCAGATCGGCGGTATCCAGAGCACCACCCAAAGCGCCGTCGCCGCCATCAAGACGGTGGGCGCCGCCATCGGCCGGGTGGACGAGGTGGTGTCGTCCATCGCCGCCGCCGTCGAGGAGCAGAACGCCGCCACCCAGGAAATCGTCCGCAACGTCCAGGAAGCCGCCAACGGCAATCACGAGGTGACCAGCAACATCACCGAGGTGTCGTCGGCCGCGCGGATGACCGGCGAGATGGCCTCCAGCATGTCCACCGTGGCGGAAGACATGAAGGAAGCCGGTACCAGCCTGGGCAAGCACGTGGAAACCTTCCTCGGCAGCGTCAAGACCGTGTAG